The DNA region TGCAATTACCATAAGAAACAATTACCCAAAAAACCAATTACTATAAAATACAATTACTATCTTGTCTTTCTGCGGAAGCCGACAGGCTTAGCGCAGAATCCAGTGTCTTTGGTTTTTCTTTTCAATAGCTCACTTCGCTCGCGAAAGCCGCTGGATGCTGCACTTCCGCTGCGCTCCATGCAGCAAGACAAAGATTTTTTTGCTTTTCACTTTGCATTTTGCACTTTGCATTTTGCATTTTGCACTTTGCATTTTGCATTTTGCATTTTTCACTTTGCACTTTGCATTTTTCACTTTTCACTTTGCACTTTGCATTTAGCTTTTGGCTTTCCGCTCGCCATTCTTAATTCTTCATTATTCATTATTCATTGCTTTTACGGCTCCCGCCCACGGCGCAAGTTTTTCCCGCAGCCGTTTTACCCGCCTGTTCACCGCCGTGTGGGACAGTCTGAGCCGTTTTGCCGCTTCTCTTGCCGAGTGTCCGGCATAAAGCAGTTCCGCAAGTTTCATTTCTTTTCTGTCAAGCAGACGCGAGAGTCTGCAAAACATTTCCGTTTCTTCGTCCGCAAACCCGTCGTCGTGGATTTCGTCCGTTACGTCAAAGGGATGTTCTTCGCTTTCCATAAGCAGTTCAAGCGATACGTCGCGCTGCCGTTCACCGCGCATCTGCGCCGCTATTTTGCTTACTATGCTTCTGAGGTTTTTGCATACCGTTTTCAGCGCGCTTTGTTTGCTGAAGCCTTTTTTGCCTTCAAAGAGACGGTACACTGCCATTACGCTT from Candidatus Equadaptatus faecalis includes:
- a CDS encoding sigma-70 family RNA polymerase sigma factor, whose translation is MNRTNRTNNVSAYTTSTGYKRNGQIRLGERELKILNEIIEENSGLIYLFAERTQKRSENETLHDDLVQESVMAVYRLFEGKKGFSKQSALKTVCKNLRSIVSKIAAQMRGERQRDVSLELLMESEEHPFDVTDEIHDDGFADEETEMFCRLSRLLDRKEMKLAELLYAGHSAREAAKRLRLSHTAVNRRVKRLREKLAPWAGAVKAMNNE